A portion of the Streptomyces coeruleoprunus genome contains these proteins:
- a CDS encoding acyl-CoA dehydrogenase family protein: MSGHKPKVSEREARQVAEAAREQDWRKPSFAKELFLGRFRLDLIHPHPLPAAEDAQRGEEFLAKLRDFCETKIDGALIEREARIPDAVIDGLKELGALGMKIDTKYGGLGLTQVYYNKALALVGSVSPAVGALLSAHQSIGVPQPLKLFGTPEQKETFLPRLARTDISAFLLTEPDVGSDPARLATTAVPDGDDYVLDGVKLWTTNGVVADLLVVMARVPASEGHRGGITAFVVEAASEGVTVEHRNAFMGLRGLENGVTRFHRVRVPAANRIGPEGSGLKIALTTLNTGRLSLPAMCAGAGKWCLKIAREWSAVREQWGKPVAHHEAVGSKIAFIAATTFALEAVLDLASQMADEDRNDIRIEAALAKLYGSEMAWLMADELVQIRGGRGYETAESLAARGERPVPTEQLLRDLRINRIFEGSTEIMHLLIAREAVDAHLAVAGDIIDPDKTLGDKAKAGAQATAFYARWLPRLVAGRGQLPGTYGDFHPAGHPDLATHLRYVERTSRKLARSTFYAMSRWQGRMETKQGFLGRIVDIGAELFAMSASCVRAELLRTTTDHGREAYQLADAFCRQSRLRVEELFGRLWANTDDLDRKVVKGVLAGRYSWLEEGVIDPSGDGPWIADATPGPSVHENVHRPIR; the protein is encoded by the coding sequence ATGTCCGGCCACAAGCCCAAAGTCTCCGAGCGTGAAGCCCGTCAGGTCGCCGAGGCCGCCCGCGAGCAGGACTGGCGCAAGCCCAGCTTCGCCAAGGAGCTGTTCCTCGGGCGCTTCCGCCTCGACCTGATCCACCCGCACCCCCTGCCCGCCGCCGAGGACGCCCAGCGGGGCGAGGAGTTCCTGGCGAAGCTGCGGGACTTCTGCGAGACGAAGATCGACGGAGCGCTCATCGAGCGCGAGGCCCGTATCCCCGACGCGGTGATCGACGGCCTCAAGGAGCTCGGCGCGCTCGGCATGAAGATCGACACCAAGTACGGCGGGCTCGGCCTCACGCAGGTGTACTACAACAAGGCCCTCGCGCTGGTCGGTTCCGTGAGCCCGGCCGTGGGCGCCCTCCTCTCCGCGCACCAGTCGATCGGCGTACCGCAGCCGCTCAAGCTCTTCGGCACGCCGGAGCAGAAGGAGACCTTCCTGCCCCGGCTCGCCCGTACGGACATCTCGGCGTTCCTCCTCACCGAGCCCGACGTCGGCTCCGACCCGGCCCGCCTCGCCACCACCGCCGTCCCCGACGGCGACGACTACGTCCTGGACGGCGTCAAGCTGTGGACCACCAACGGCGTGGTCGCCGACCTCCTCGTCGTCATGGCCCGCGTACCGGCCTCCGAGGGCCACCGGGGCGGCATCACCGCGTTCGTCGTCGAGGCCGCGTCCGAGGGCGTCACCGTCGAGCACCGCAACGCCTTCATGGGCCTGCGCGGCCTGGAGAACGGCGTCACCCGCTTCCACCGGGTCCGCGTGCCCGCCGCCAACCGCATCGGCCCCGAGGGCTCCGGCCTGAAGATCGCCCTCACCACCCTCAACACCGGCCGCCTCTCCCTGCCCGCCATGTGCGCCGGAGCCGGCAAGTGGTGCCTGAAGATCGCCCGCGAGTGGAGCGCCGTCCGCGAGCAGTGGGGCAAGCCCGTCGCCCACCACGAGGCCGTCGGCTCCAAGATCGCCTTCATCGCCGCGACGACGTTCGCCCTCGAAGCCGTCCTCGACCTGGCCAGCCAGATGGCCGACGAGGACCGCAACGACATCCGCATCGAGGCCGCCCTCGCCAAGCTGTACGGCTCCGAGATGGCCTGGCTCATGGCCGACGAGCTGGTCCAGATCCGCGGCGGCCGCGGCTACGAGACCGCCGAGTCCCTGGCCGCCCGCGGCGAGCGCCCCGTGCCCACCGAGCAGCTGCTGCGCGACCTGCGCATCAACCGGATCTTCGAGGGCTCGACGGAGATCATGCACCTGCTGATCGCCCGCGAGGCCGTCGACGCCCACCTCGCCGTCGCGGGCGACATCATCGACCCCGACAAGACCCTCGGCGACAAGGCGAAGGCCGGCGCCCAGGCGACCGCGTTCTACGCCCGCTGGCTGCCCAGGCTCGTGGCGGGCCGCGGCCAGCTCCCCGGTACGTACGGCGACTTCCACCCCGCCGGCCACCCGGACCTGGCCACACACCTGCGTTACGTCGAGCGCACCTCCCGCAAGCTGGCCCGCTCCACCTTCTACGCCATGTCACGCTGGCAGGGCCGTATGGAGACCAAGCAGGGCTTCCTCGGCCGGATCGTCGACATCGGCGCCGAACTCTTCGCCATGAGCGCCTCCTGCGTCCGCGCCGAGCTGCTGCGCACGACGACCGACCACGGCCGGGAGGCGTACCAGCTGGCCGACGCGTTCTGCCGCCAGTCGCGGCTGCGCGTGGAGGAACTCTTCGGCCGCCTGTGGGCCAACACCGACGACCTGGACCGCAAGGTCGTCAAGGGCGTCCTCGCCGGCCGCTACAGCTGGCTGGAGGAGGGCGTCATCGACCCCAGCGGCGACGGCCCCTGGATCGCCGACGCCACCCCCGGCCCGTCCGTCCACGAGAACGTCCACCGCCCGATCCGCTGA
- a CDS encoding aldehyde dehydrogenase family protein, which produces MTATHAFWLAGRQATGETTFDVTSPWDGRLVGQVSVPSEAQVEEAVAAAHAVVDEFAATPAHVRAAALDHVSKRLAERTEEIAQLISAENGKPIKWARGEVGRAVSVFRFAAEEARRFNGGEAQRLDTDAGGTGRLALTRRFPKGVVLGIAPFNFPLNLCAHKIAPAIAVGAPIILKPAPATPLSGLILGELLAETDLPAGSWSVLPVPNDRMPALVQDERLPVISFTGSDKVGYAIQQSVPHKHCTLELGGNAAAVVLADWSSEEDLDWAATRIATFSNYQGGQSCISVQRVIADASVYDRLVPKVLAAVEAQGTGDPSDDATDVGPLVSEDAAKRVESWVDEAVERGATLLTGGKRDGATYAPTVLADLPADTTLACEEVFGPVLTLHKVDGEAAAFAEVNNSKFGLQTGVFTHNLQTAFRAHRALEVGGVIVGDVPSYRADQMPYGGAKQSGVGREGVRYAMDDYTYERVLVLTGLAL; this is translated from the coding sequence ATGACTGCCACCCACGCCTTCTGGCTCGCCGGCCGCCAGGCCACCGGCGAGACCACCTTCGACGTCACCTCCCCCTGGGACGGCCGCCTCGTCGGCCAGGTCAGCGTGCCCAGCGAGGCCCAGGTCGAGGAGGCCGTGGCCGCCGCGCACGCCGTCGTGGACGAGTTCGCCGCGACGCCCGCCCACGTCCGCGCCGCCGCCCTCGACCACGTGTCGAAGCGGCTCGCCGAGCGCACCGAGGAGATCGCCCAGCTGATCTCCGCCGAGAACGGCAAGCCCATCAAGTGGGCCCGCGGCGAGGTCGGCCGCGCCGTGTCCGTGTTCCGCTTCGCCGCGGAGGAGGCCCGCCGCTTCAACGGCGGCGAGGCCCAGCGCCTCGACACCGACGCCGGCGGCACCGGCCGCCTCGCCCTGACCCGCCGCTTCCCCAAGGGCGTCGTCCTCGGCATCGCGCCGTTCAACTTCCCGCTCAACCTGTGCGCCCACAAGATCGCCCCGGCCATCGCCGTCGGCGCGCCGATCATCCTCAAGCCCGCCCCGGCCACCCCGCTCTCCGGCCTGATCCTCGGCGAGCTGCTGGCCGAGACGGACCTGCCCGCCGGCTCCTGGTCGGTCCTGCCGGTGCCGAACGACCGCATGCCCGCCCTCGTCCAGGACGAGCGCCTGCCGGTCATCTCCTTCACCGGCTCCGACAAGGTCGGCTACGCCATCCAGCAGTCCGTGCCGCACAAGCACTGCACCCTGGAGCTCGGCGGCAACGCCGCGGCCGTCGTCCTCGCCGACTGGTCCTCCGAGGAGGACCTGGACTGGGCGGCGACCCGGATCGCCACCTTCTCCAACTACCAGGGCGGCCAGTCCTGCATCTCCGTCCAGCGCGTGATCGCGGACGCGAGCGTCTACGACCGGCTCGTGCCGAAGGTCCTCGCCGCCGTCGAGGCCCAGGGCACCGGCGACCCGTCCGACGACGCCACCGACGTCGGCCCGCTCGTCAGCGAGGACGCCGCCAAGCGGGTGGAGTCCTGGGTCGACGAGGCCGTCGAGCGCGGCGCCACGCTGCTCACCGGCGGCAAGCGCGACGGCGCCACCTACGCGCCCACCGTGCTGGCCGACCTGCCCGCCGACACCACCCTCGCCTGCGAGGAGGTCTTCGGCCCGGTCCTCACCCTGCACAAGGTCGACGGCGAGGCCGCCGCCTTCGCCGAGGTGAACAACTCCAAGTTCGGCCTGCAGACCGGTGTGTTCACGCACAACCTGCAGACCGCCTTCCGCGCCCACCGCGCCCTGGAGGTCGGCGGCGTGATCGTCGGCGACGTCCCGTCGTACCGCGCCGACCAGATGCCGTACGGCGGCGCCAAGCAGTCCGGCGTCGGCCGTGAGGGTGTCCGCTACGCGATGGACGACTACACGTACGAGCGGGTGCTGGTCCTCACCGGACTGGCCCTGTAA